In the Sediminibacter sp. Hel_I_10 genome, one interval contains:
- a CDS encoding PepSY domain-containing protein: MVNRKTAKWIRKAHRYLGIFLGIQFLMWTISGMYFSWTDIDEIHGDQFKKVAPKQKSFNDLLGTSQLDTEQPIQTLELLEIANEPYYWINETQLINARTGHKKNGVSEEEAQEVANRYMLTDLKIAEIQRVDTVGQHHEYRGRPLPAYEISYETPQNLKAYVAIENGAFQTVRHRDWRWFDFLWMTHTMDYQGRDNFNTLVLRGFSLLGLITVLSGFLLWYTSSPTIRKIIKKKRK; the protein is encoded by the coding sequence ATGGTCAACAGAAAAACAGCAAAATGGATTAGAAAAGCACACCGTTACTTGGGTATCTTCTTAGGTATCCAGTTTTTGATGTGGACGATTAGCGGGATGTATTTCAGTTGGACAGATATAGATGAAATTCACGGCGACCAGTTTAAAAAAGTAGCACCTAAACAGAAGTCTTTTAACGATTTACTCGGTACATCTCAACTCGATACAGAGCAACCAATCCAAACTTTAGAACTATTGGAAATTGCAAACGAACCTTACTATTGGATTAATGAAACACAACTTATTAATGCCAGAACAGGACATAAGAAAAATGGGGTTTCTGAAGAAGAGGCGCAAGAAGTTGCAAATAGGTATATGCTAACCGATTTAAAAATAGCTGAAATTCAACGGGTCGATACGGTAGGGCAGCATCACGAATATCGTGGTCGTCCACTTCCGGCGTATGAAATTTCGTATGAAACACCTCAAAATTTAAAGGCCTACGTGGCCATTGAAAATGGCGCATTTCAAACGGTAAGACACAGGGATTGGCGTTGGTTCGATTTCCTTTGGATGACACACACTATGGATTATCAAGGTAGAGACAATTTTAACACATTAGTATTGCGAGGGTTTTCACTATTAGGGTTGATTACTGTATTAAGTGGTTTTTTACTTTGGTACACTTCATCCCCAACCATTAGAAAAATAATTAAAAAGAAACGAAAATAA
- a CDS encoding permease — MSEFLKQWGEAAYTTTGFFWMALWAFILGYIISSMIQIFVTEKRMQKTMNESEGKSVLLGTFFGFISSSCSFSALAGTKSIFKKGASFVSSIAFLLASTNLVIELGIIISIFLGWQFVVGEYVGGILLILISWILIRIINPKKLIEKARKNLENEDDDSMDDSKDWKKQIKKEDSWARVAKKYKMEWQMVWKDVTVGFTIAGIVAAFVPDSFFQTLFINSGQGNTDFTFLEILEHIVVGPIAAFLTFIGSMGNIPLAALLFGKGVSFAGVMAFIFSDLVVFPVLRINAKYYGWKMSLFILFLLFTALIGTALALHYSFDLLGMLPDTSQVKIQDKEHFKIDYTFYLNMAFLAISGYLIYLGFFKRKDVEHSMSEMAPKSPLLESVLKYAAYICYIWLAGGLIVKFFVN; from the coding sequence GTGAGCGAATTCTTAAAACAATGGGGCGAAGCGGCCTATACGACCACTGGATTTTTCTGGATGGCACTTTGGGCTTTCATTTTGGGCTATATCATCAGTAGTATGATACAGATTTTTGTGACTGAAAAAAGGATGCAAAAAACAATGAACGAGAGTGAAGGTAAAAGTGTACTCTTAGGCACGTTTTTCGGTTTTATAAGCAGCTCGTGTAGTTTTTCGGCTTTAGCGGGCACAAAATCTATCTTTAAAAAAGGTGCAAGCTTTGTGTCTTCCATTGCTTTTCTTCTTGCATCGACCAATCTCGTAATTGAGCTTGGAATCATCATTTCCATATTTTTGGGATGGCAGTTTGTAGTCGGCGAATATGTAGGTGGAATCCTTTTAATTCTTATTTCGTGGATTTTGATACGAATAATCAATCCTAAAAAGCTCATAGAAAAAGCGCGCAAGAATTTAGAGAACGAAGATGACGATTCAATGGATGATTCCAAAGATTGGAAAAAACAAATCAAGAAAGAAGATAGTTGGGCAAGGGTTGCCAAAAAATATAAGATGGAATGGCAGATGGTATGGAAGGACGTTACCGTTGGCTTTACCATTGCAGGTATCGTCGCAGCCTTCGTTCCCGATTCTTTCTTCCAGACACTATTTATCAATAGTGGTCAGGGCAATACAGACTTTACCTTTCTTGAAATATTGGAACATATCGTTGTAGGACCTATTGCCGCATTTTTGACTTTTATTGGCTCAATGGGTAATATTCCGTTGGCGGCATTGCTTTTTGGAAAGGGCGTGAGTTTTGCAGGGGTTATGGCTTTTATTTTTAGTGATTTGGTAGTCTTTCCTGTACTTCGTATTAACGCCAAGTATTATGGGTGGAAAATGTCGCTGTTCATTTTATTCTTACTGTTTACGGCATTAATAGGAACAGCTTTGGCTCTGCATTACTCTTTCGATTTGTTGGGTATGTTGCCTGACACATCACAAGTTAAAATACAGGACAAAGAGCATTTCAAAATTGACTATACCTTCTATTTGAATATGGCTTTTCTCGCAATTTCAGGATATCTCATATACTTAGGGTTTTTCAAGAGAAAGGATGTAGAGCACTCAATGAGCGAAATGGCACCGAAAAGTCCATTGCTTGAAAGTGTTTTAAAATATGCGGCCTATATCTGTTATATATGGTTGGCAGGTGGACTGATTGTAAAATTTTTCGTGAATTAA
- a CDS encoding DUF305 domain-containing protein → MENSNQNSKKNNYTKFVGMLAASFVAMYITMYLNSYQLDHVYFSLTRFYMSCLGIAAMAIIMFVAMRNMYQNKKKNIAIVLGSIVLFVGALGLVRDQKSTVGDILWMKAMIPHHSIAILTSERADIQDPEVKKLAEDIIKAQEKEIAEMKAMIKRLENNK, encoded by the coding sequence ATGGAAAATTCAAATCAAAATTCAAAAAAAAACAATTACACAAAATTTGTAGGTATGCTGGCGGCATCATTTGTGGCAATGTACATTACAATGTACCTAAACTCTTATCAATTAGATCACGTCTATTTTAGCCTTACTCGTTTTTATATGAGTTGCTTGGGTATTGCTGCTATGGCCATTATAATGTTTGTGGCGATGCGTAATATGTACCAAAACAAAAAGAAGAATATCGCCATTGTTTTGGGTAGCATTGTGCTATTTGTTGGTGCATTAGGATTGGTACGCGACCAGAAGTCAACGGTAGGAGACATATTGTGGATGAAAGCAATGATACCTCACCACTCTATTGCGATTTTAACAAGTGAGCGTGCTGATATCCAAGATCCAGAAGTTAAAAAGTTAGCTGAAGATATTATCAAGGCACAAGAAAAGGAAATTGCAGAAATGAAAGCAATGATAAAACGATTGGAAAAT